The nucleotide window GACCACGCTTTCCAAGTGGAAGGCCAAAGGCGATTGGGAGCGCCTGCGCAAGCGCTACCTAGCAAGCGAGAAGCACTTTGCGCTTGGTCTTGCCGAACTTAAAAATAAGCTGCTCAACCTCGCCCTCGCGGATGAGGATCCTGATCCGCAAAAGGTCTATGCCCTGGCCAAGATTATGGCGGCCTCCCAGCCCTACACGAACCGCGAATTAAAAAAGCTCGAGGAAGACGAGAAGGAAAAGCGCTCTCCGGAGCAGCTCAAGGAGCTGCTGCAAGAGACCCTCCAGCGCTATTACGGCATCGATGTCGTCTGACCGCGTAATCCTCTACCCCTTCCAGCAGCGGTACAGTAACGATCATTCGCGGCTGAAATTCTGGGAGGCCTCCAGGCAGATCGGCAAGAGCTTTACCATCTCATTGGAGGCTATCCAAGAGAGCCTGGCGTTCGACTGTGACGCCATGCTCTGCTCGTCGTCCATGCGCCAATCGATTCACCTGATGCGCAAGGTCTACGCCCATCTGCGTGTACTCGGGGCCATGACCGGGGACACGGTGAAAGCTGAAAAAGAGAGCCGCACAGAATGCGTGCTGCCAAACGGCCGCATGATCTTCAGCCTGCCGAGCAACCCGGACACCATTCGTGGTCACACGGGCAACGTGTACCTCGATGAGTACAGCCGCCATCCTGACCAAACCGAGATCTGGCGCGCGGCCTTCCCGATCACGACGCGGGGCTACAGATTGCGCATCGCCGGTTCCCCTCGTGGCCGCCGAAACCGCTTTTACAAAGTCTCTCAAAACAGGCGCGCCACTAAGTTCACGACGACGATCTACGACGCCGTGGCCGACGGCCTCGACGTTGATATCGATTACATCCGGGAAGGCATGGACGACCCGGACGGCTTCGCCCAGGAGTACGAATGCAAATATATCGACGAGGGTTCGACCCTCCTGTCGCATGAGCTGATCGACCGTGCGGAGGATGAGTTTGCGACGGCTGCCATGCCGTTCGGATTCGTGCCGACCGGAGATATGTTGCTTGGGTTCGATATCGCTCGCCGCCGTCACCTCGCGGTGATATGGCTTTTCGAGCTGCTCGGGGATGTGCTGTGGACGCGCGCCATTATCGAGATGCACAACCGGCCTTTTAAGTACATGCGCGAAACCCTCTATCAATTTCTGCCGATGGTGCGCCGCGCCTGCATCGACTCAACCGGCCTGGGCATGCAGATGGCCGAGGAGGCGCAGGATAAATTCGGCAAGTCCAAGGTGGAGGCCGTGAGCTTCACCGCCGCCGTGAAAGAGGATCTGGCGCTGTCGTTTTACAGAGCCTTTGAAGACGGCCGCATACGAAT belongs to Candidatus Alcyoniella australis and includes:
- a CDS encoding terminase family protein gives rise to the protein MSSDRVILYPFQQRYSNDHSRLKFWEASRQIGKSFTISLEAIQESLAFDCDAMLCSSSMRQSIHLMRKVYAHLRVLGAMTGDTVKAEKESRTECVLPNGRMIFSLPSNPDTIRGHTGNVYLDEYSRHPDQTEIWRAAFPITTRGYRLRIAGSPRGRRNRFYKVSQNRRATKFTTTIYDAVADGLDVDIDYIREGMDDPDGFAQEYECKYIDEGSTLLSHELIDRAEDEFATAAMPFGFVPTGDMLLGFDIARRRHLAVIWLFELLGDVLWTRAIIEMHNRPFKYMRETLYQFLPMVRRACIDSTGLGMQMAEEAQDKFGKSKVEAVSFTAAVKEDLALSFYRAFEDGRIRIPQGDFKVRSDLNSVGKEITSSGNIRIRSYEEGEGQGEGGKAKVSHADRFWAGALGNHAATRPTIQVPNPTTRGRRESIKLSENFNVQRTSWRAGY